One Physeter macrocephalus isolate SW-GA chromosome 19, ASM283717v5, whole genome shotgun sequence genomic window carries:
- the MBD1 gene encoding methyl-CpG-binding domain protein 1 isoform X3, with translation MAEDWLDCPALGPGWKRREVFRKSGATCGRSDTYYQSPTGDRIRSKVELTRYLGPACDLTLFDFKQGILCYPAPKAHSLAIPSRKRKKPSRPAKAQKRQVGPPKSEVRKEASRDETKADADTVPASLPAPGCCENCGISFSGDGTRRQRLKTLCKDCRAQRIAFNREQRMFKRVGCGECAACQVTEDCGACSTCLLQLPHDVASGLFCKCERRRCLRIVERVSRAGGVGPRLTCTPDPHSPGPMRHTSGPPQSRGCGVCRGCQTREDCGRCRVCLRPPRPGLRRQWRCVQRRCLRHLAHRLRRHHQRCQRRPPLAVAPPAGKHGRRRGGCDSKVAPRRRPPRTQPPPALPPSQPPESPELHPRALAPSPPAEFIYYCVDEDELQPYTNRRQNRKCGACAACLRRMDCGHCDFCCDKPKFGGSNQKRQKCRWRQCLQFAMKRLLPSVWAGSEDGAGPPAPYPRRKRPGSARRPRLGQTPKPPLATPMAQPDRAQTPVKQEAGSGFVLPPPGTDLVFLREGASSPVQVPGPAPASTASLLQEAQCPGLSWVVALPQVKQEKADAQEDWTPGTAILTSPVLLPGCPSKAADPGLPPVKQEPPDPEEDKEEENKDDSTSDLAPEEEAGGAGTPVITEIFSLGGTRLRDTAVWLPRAGSREGKMDVKSGRPRRHWRPRARAGNHADGPEPMSASHHLQLR, from the exons ATGGCTGAGGACTGGCTGGACTGCCCggccctgggccctggctggAAGCGCCGTGAGGTCTTTCGCAAGTCAGGTGCCACATGTGGACGCTCAGACACCTATTACCAGAG ccccacaggaGACAGGATCCGAAGCAAAGTTGAGCTGACCCGATACCTGGGCCCTGCGTGCGATCTTACCCTCTTCGACTTCAAACAAGGCATCCTGTGCTATCCAGCGCCCAAG GCCCATTCCTTGGCCATCCCCAGCAGGAAGCGGAAGAAGCCTTCGAGGCCAGCCAAGGCTCAGAAACGTCAGGTTGGACCTCCGAAGAGCGAAGTCAGGAAGGAGGCCTCAAGGGATGAGACCAAGGCTGATGCTGACACAGTCCCAGCCTCACTTCCTGCACCTGG GTGCTGTGAGAACTGTGGGATCAGCTTTTCAGGGGATGGAACCCGACGGCAGCGGCTCAAGACTCTGTGCAAGGACTGCCGAG caCAGAGAATTGCTTTCAACCGGGAGCAGAGGATGTTTAAG CGTGTGGGCTGCGGGGAGTGTGCGGCCTGCCAGGTAACAGAAGACTGTGGGGCCTGCTCCACCTGCCTTCTGCAGTTGCCCCATGATGTGGCCTCGGGGCTGTTCTGCAAGTGTGAGCGAAGACGGTGCCTCCGGATTGTGGAAAGGGTGAGTCGGGCAGGTGGGGTGGGCCCGAGGCTCACCTGCACTCCTGACCCTCATAGCCCTGGCCCCATGCGTCACACCTCCGGCCCCCCACAGAGCCGAGGGTGTGGAGTGTGCCGGGGCTGTCAGACCCGAGAGGACTGTGGCCGTTGTCGAGTCTGCCTTCGCCCTCCCCGCCCTGGTCTCAGGCGCCAGTGGAGGTGCGTCCAGCGGCGTTGCCTGCGG CACCTTGCACACCGCCTCCGCCGCCACCATCAGCGATGTCAACGACGCCCTCCCCTAGCTGTGGCTCCCCCTGCT GGTAAACACGGCCGCCGCAGGGGAGGCTGCGACTCCAAGGTGGCTCCCCGGCGGCGCCCCCCCCGAACCCAGCCCCCGCCTGCACTTCCGCCCTCGCAGCCTCCAGAGTCTCCAGAGCTG CACCCCAGAGCCCTGGCCCCCTCGCCACCTGCTGAATTCATCTATTACTGTGTAGACGAGGACGAGCTA CAGCCTTACACGAACCGTCGGCAGAACCGCAAGTGTggggcctgtgcagcctgccTGCGGCGGATGGACTGTGGCCACTGCGACTTCTGCTGTGATAAGCCCAAATTCGGGGGCAGCAACCAGAAGCGCCAGAAGTGTCGTTGGCGCCAGTGCCTGCAGTTTGCTATG AAGCGGCTGCTGCCAAGTGTCTGGGCAGGGTCCGAGGATGGCGCCGGGCCACCCGCACCTTACCCGCGTCGAAAGAGGCCTGGCTCTGCTCGAAGGCCCCGTCTGGGTCAGACCCCGAAGCCTCCCTTGGCCACGCCCATGGCCCAGCCAGACCGTGCCCAGACTCCAGTGAAGCAGGAAGCAGGCAGTGGCTTTGTGCTGCCCCCGCCTGGCACCGACCTCGTGTTCTTACGGGAGGGTGCAAGCAGTCCCGTGCAGGTGCCTGGCCCAGCTCCAGCCTCCACAGCATCTCTGTTACAG GAGGCCCAGTGCCCTGGCCTGAGTTGGGTCGTGGCCTTACCCCAGGTGAAGCAAGAGAAGGCGGATGCCCAGGAAGACTGGACACCGGGCACAGCCATCCTGACTTCTCCTGTATTGCTGCCTGGCTGCCCCAGCAAG GCAGCAGACCCAGGCCTGCCACCTGTGAAGCAAGAGCCACCTGACCCTGAGGAGGACAAGGAGGAGGAGAACAAGGATGACTCCACCTCTGACTTGGCCCcagaggaggaggcaggaggggctggcaCGCCCGTG ATCACGGAGATTTTCAGCCTGGGTGGAACCCGCCTCCGGGACACAGCAGTCTGGTTGCCAAG GGCAGGCAGTCGGGAAGGGAAGATGGATGTAAAGAGTGGGAGACCGAGGAGACACTGGCGCCCACGAGCACGAGCTGGAAACCACGCGGATGGCCCGGAACCCATGTCAGCCTCTCACCACCTCCAACTTCGGTGA
- the MBD1 gene encoding methyl-CpG-binding domain protein 1 isoform X25 — MAEDWLDCPALGPGWKRREVFRKSGATCGRSDTYYQSPTGDRIRSKVELTRYLGPACDLTLFDFKQGILCYPAPKAHSLAIPSRKRKKPSRPAKAQKRQVGPPKSEVRKEASRDETKADADTVPASLPAPGCCENCGISFSGDGTRRQRLKTLCKDCRAQRIAFNREQRMFKRVGCGECAACQVTEDCGACSTCLLQLPHDVASGLFCKCERRRCLRIVERSRGCGVCRGCQTREDCGRCRVCLRPPRPGLRRQWRCVQRRCLRHLAHRLRRHHQRCQRRPPLAVAPPAGKHGRRRGGCDSKVAPRRRPPRTQPPPALPPSQPPESPELHPRALAPSPPAEFIYYCVDEDELQPYTNRRQNRKCGACAACLRRMDCGHCDFCCDKPKFGGSNQKRQKCRWRQCLQFAMKRLLPSVWAGSEDGAGPPAPYPRRKRPGSARRPRLGQTPKPPLATPMAQPDRAQTPVKQEAGSGFVLPPPGTDLVFLREGASSPVQVPGPAPASTASLLQAADPGLPPVKQEPPDPEEDKEEENKDDSTSDLAPEEEAGGAGTPVITEIFSLGGTRLRDTAVWLPRAGSREGKMDVKSGRPRRHWRPRARAGNHADGPEPMSASHHLQLR, encoded by the exons ATGGCTGAGGACTGGCTGGACTGCCCggccctgggccctggctggAAGCGCCGTGAGGTCTTTCGCAAGTCAGGTGCCACATGTGGACGCTCAGACACCTATTACCAGAG ccccacaggaGACAGGATCCGAAGCAAAGTTGAGCTGACCCGATACCTGGGCCCTGCGTGCGATCTTACCCTCTTCGACTTCAAACAAGGCATCCTGTGCTATCCAGCGCCCAAG GCCCATTCCTTGGCCATCCCCAGCAGGAAGCGGAAGAAGCCTTCGAGGCCAGCCAAGGCTCAGAAACGTCAGGTTGGACCTCCGAAGAGCGAAGTCAGGAAGGAGGCCTCAAGGGATGAGACCAAGGCTGATGCTGACACAGTCCCAGCCTCACTTCCTGCACCTGG GTGCTGTGAGAACTGTGGGATCAGCTTTTCAGGGGATGGAACCCGACGGCAGCGGCTCAAGACTCTGTGCAAGGACTGCCGAG caCAGAGAATTGCTTTCAACCGGGAGCAGAGGATGTTTAAG CGTGTGGGCTGCGGGGAGTGTGCGGCCTGCCAGGTAACAGAAGACTGTGGGGCCTGCTCCACCTGCCTTCTGCAGTTGCCCCATGATGTGGCCTCGGGGCTGTTCTGCAAGTGTGAGCGAAGACGGTGCCTCCGGATTGTGGAAAGG AGCCGAGGGTGTGGAGTGTGCCGGGGCTGTCAGACCCGAGAGGACTGTGGCCGTTGTCGAGTCTGCCTTCGCCCTCCCCGCCCTGGTCTCAGGCGCCAGTGGAGGTGCGTCCAGCGGCGTTGCCTGCGG CACCTTGCACACCGCCTCCGCCGCCACCATCAGCGATGTCAACGACGCCCTCCCCTAGCTGTGGCTCCCCCTGCT GGTAAACACGGCCGCCGCAGGGGAGGCTGCGACTCCAAGGTGGCTCCCCGGCGGCGCCCCCCCCGAACCCAGCCCCCGCCTGCACTTCCGCCCTCGCAGCCTCCAGAGTCTCCAGAGCTG CACCCCAGAGCCCTGGCCCCCTCGCCACCTGCTGAATTCATCTATTACTGTGTAGACGAGGACGAGCTA CAGCCTTACACGAACCGTCGGCAGAACCGCAAGTGTggggcctgtgcagcctgccTGCGGCGGATGGACTGTGGCCACTGCGACTTCTGCTGTGATAAGCCCAAATTCGGGGGCAGCAACCAGAAGCGCCAGAAGTGTCGTTGGCGCCAGTGCCTGCAGTTTGCTATG AAGCGGCTGCTGCCAAGTGTCTGGGCAGGGTCCGAGGATGGCGCCGGGCCACCCGCACCTTACCCGCGTCGAAAGAGGCCTGGCTCTGCTCGAAGGCCCCGTCTGGGTCAGACCCCGAAGCCTCCCTTGGCCACGCCCATGGCCCAGCCAGACCGTGCCCAGACTCCAGTGAAGCAGGAAGCAGGCAGTGGCTTTGTGCTGCCCCCGCCTGGCACCGACCTCGTGTTCTTACGGGAGGGTGCAAGCAGTCCCGTGCAGGTGCCTGGCCCAGCTCCAGCCTCCACAGCATCTCTGTTACAG GCAGCAGACCCAGGCCTGCCACCTGTGAAGCAAGAGCCACCTGACCCTGAGGAGGACAAGGAGGAGGAGAACAAGGATGACTCCACCTCTGACTTGGCCCcagaggaggaggcaggaggggctggcaCGCCCGTG ATCACGGAGATTTTCAGCCTGGGTGGAACCCGCCTCCGGGACACAGCAGTCTGGTTGCCAAG GGCAGGCAGTCGGGAAGGGAAGATGGATGTAAAGAGTGGGAGACCGAGGAGACACTGGCGCCCACGAGCACGAGCTGGAAACCACGCGGATGGCCCGGAACCCATGTCAGCCTCTCACCACCTCCAACTTCGGTGA
- the MBD1 gene encoding methyl-CpG-binding domain protein 1 isoform X18, with product MAEDWLDCPALGPGWKRREVFRKSGATCGRSDTYYQSPTGDRIRSKVELTRYLGPACDLTLFDFKQGILCYPAPKAHSLAIPSRKRKKPSRPAKAQKRQVGPPKSEVRKEASRDETKADADTVPASLPAPGCCENCGISFSGDGTRRQRLKTLCKDCRAQRIAFNREQRMFKRVGCGECAACQVTEDCGACSTCLLQLPHDVASGLFCKCERRRCLRIVERVSRAGGVGPRLTCTPDPHSPGPMRHTSGPPQSRGCGVCRGCQTREDCGRCRVCLRPPRPGLRRQWRCVQRRCLRHLAHRLRRHHQRCQRRPPLAVAPPAGKHGRRRGGCDSKVAPRRRPPRTQPPPALPPSQPPESPELHPRALAPSPPAEFIYYCVDEDELQPYTNRRQNRKCGACAACLRRMDCGHCDFCCDKPKFGGSNQKRQKCRWRQCLQFAMKRLLPSVWAGSEDGAGPPAPYPRRKRPGSARRPRLGQTPKPPLATPMAQPDRAQTPVKQEAGSGFVLPPPGTDLVFLREGASSPVQVPGPAPASTASLLQAADPGLPPVKQEPPDPEEDKEEENKDDSTSDLAPEEEAGGAGTPVITEIFSLGGTRLRDTAVWLPRAGSREGKMDVKSGRPRRHWRPRARAGNHADGPEPMSASHHLQLR from the exons ATGGCTGAGGACTGGCTGGACTGCCCggccctgggccctggctggAAGCGCCGTGAGGTCTTTCGCAAGTCAGGTGCCACATGTGGACGCTCAGACACCTATTACCAGAG ccccacaggaGACAGGATCCGAAGCAAAGTTGAGCTGACCCGATACCTGGGCCCTGCGTGCGATCTTACCCTCTTCGACTTCAAACAAGGCATCCTGTGCTATCCAGCGCCCAAG GCCCATTCCTTGGCCATCCCCAGCAGGAAGCGGAAGAAGCCTTCGAGGCCAGCCAAGGCTCAGAAACGTCAGGTTGGACCTCCGAAGAGCGAAGTCAGGAAGGAGGCCTCAAGGGATGAGACCAAGGCTGATGCTGACACAGTCCCAGCCTCACTTCCTGCACCTGG GTGCTGTGAGAACTGTGGGATCAGCTTTTCAGGGGATGGAACCCGACGGCAGCGGCTCAAGACTCTGTGCAAGGACTGCCGAG caCAGAGAATTGCTTTCAACCGGGAGCAGAGGATGTTTAAG CGTGTGGGCTGCGGGGAGTGTGCGGCCTGCCAGGTAACAGAAGACTGTGGGGCCTGCTCCACCTGCCTTCTGCAGTTGCCCCATGATGTGGCCTCGGGGCTGTTCTGCAAGTGTGAGCGAAGACGGTGCCTCCGGATTGTGGAAAGGGTGAGTCGGGCAGGTGGGGTGGGCCCGAGGCTCACCTGCACTCCTGACCCTCATAGCCCTGGCCCCATGCGTCACACCTCCGGCCCCCCACAGAGCCGAGGGTGTGGAGTGTGCCGGGGCTGTCAGACCCGAGAGGACTGTGGCCGTTGTCGAGTCTGCCTTCGCCCTCCCCGCCCTGGTCTCAGGCGCCAGTGGAGGTGCGTCCAGCGGCGTTGCCTGCGG CACCTTGCACACCGCCTCCGCCGCCACCATCAGCGATGTCAACGACGCCCTCCCCTAGCTGTGGCTCCCCCTGCT GGTAAACACGGCCGCCGCAGGGGAGGCTGCGACTCCAAGGTGGCTCCCCGGCGGCGCCCCCCCCGAACCCAGCCCCCGCCTGCACTTCCGCCCTCGCAGCCTCCAGAGTCTCCAGAGCTG CACCCCAGAGCCCTGGCCCCCTCGCCACCTGCTGAATTCATCTATTACTGTGTAGACGAGGACGAGCTA CAGCCTTACACGAACCGTCGGCAGAACCGCAAGTGTggggcctgtgcagcctgccTGCGGCGGATGGACTGTGGCCACTGCGACTTCTGCTGTGATAAGCCCAAATTCGGGGGCAGCAACCAGAAGCGCCAGAAGTGTCGTTGGCGCCAGTGCCTGCAGTTTGCTATG AAGCGGCTGCTGCCAAGTGTCTGGGCAGGGTCCGAGGATGGCGCCGGGCCACCCGCACCTTACCCGCGTCGAAAGAGGCCTGGCTCTGCTCGAAGGCCCCGTCTGGGTCAGACCCCGAAGCCTCCCTTGGCCACGCCCATGGCCCAGCCAGACCGTGCCCAGACTCCAGTGAAGCAGGAAGCAGGCAGTGGCTTTGTGCTGCCCCCGCCTGGCACCGACCTCGTGTTCTTACGGGAGGGTGCAAGCAGTCCCGTGCAGGTGCCTGGCCCAGCTCCAGCCTCCACAGCATCTCTGTTACAG GCAGCAGACCCAGGCCTGCCACCTGTGAAGCAAGAGCCACCTGACCCTGAGGAGGACAAGGAGGAGGAGAACAAGGATGACTCCACCTCTGACTTGGCCCcagaggaggaggcaggaggggctggcaCGCCCGTG ATCACGGAGATTTTCAGCCTGGGTGGAACCCGCCTCCGGGACACAGCAGTCTGGTTGCCAAG GGCAGGCAGTCGGGAAGGGAAGATGGATGTAAAGAGTGGGAGACCGAGGAGACACTGGCGCCCACGAGCACGAGCTGGAAACCACGCGGATGGCCCGGAACCCATGTCAGCCTCTCACCACCTCCAACTTCGGTGA
- the MBD1 gene encoding methyl-CpG-binding domain protein 1 isoform X11, producing MAEDWLDCPALGPGWKRREVFRKSGATCGRSDTYYQSPTGDRIRSKVELTRYLGPACDLTLFDFKQGILCYPAPKAHSLAIPSRKRKKPSRPAKAQKRQVGPPKSEVRKEASRDETKADADTVPASLPAPGCCENCGISFSGDGTRRQRLKTLCKDCRAQRIAFNREQRMFKRVGCGECAACQVTEDCGACSTCLLQLPHDVASGLFCKCERRRCLRIVERVSRAGGVGPRLTCTPDPHSPGPMRHTSGPPQSRGCGVCRGCQTREDCGRCRVCLRPPRPGLRRQWRCVQRRCLRHLAHRLRRHHQRCQRRPPLAVAPPAGKHGRRRGGCDSKVAPRRRPPRTQPPPALPPSQPPESPELHPRALAPSPPAEFIYYCVDEDELQPYTNRRQNRKCGACAACLRRMDCGHCDFCCDKPKFGGSNQKRQKCRWRQCLQFAMKRLLPSVWAGSEDGAGPPAPYPRRKRPGSARRPRLGQTPKPPLATPMAQPDRAQTPVKQEAGSGFVLPPPGTDLVFLREGASSPVQVPGPAPASTASLLQEAQCPGLSWVVALPQVKQEKADAQEDWTPGTAILTSPVLLPGCPSKAADPGLPPVKQEPPDPEEDKEEENKDDSTSDLAPEEEAGGAGTPVITEIFSLGGTRLRDTAVWLPSCGSWLNSLCKAVVFTSNAGA from the exons ATGGCTGAGGACTGGCTGGACTGCCCggccctgggccctggctggAAGCGCCGTGAGGTCTTTCGCAAGTCAGGTGCCACATGTGGACGCTCAGACACCTATTACCAGAG ccccacaggaGACAGGATCCGAAGCAAAGTTGAGCTGACCCGATACCTGGGCCCTGCGTGCGATCTTACCCTCTTCGACTTCAAACAAGGCATCCTGTGCTATCCAGCGCCCAAG GCCCATTCCTTGGCCATCCCCAGCAGGAAGCGGAAGAAGCCTTCGAGGCCAGCCAAGGCTCAGAAACGTCAGGTTGGACCTCCGAAGAGCGAAGTCAGGAAGGAGGCCTCAAGGGATGAGACCAAGGCTGATGCTGACACAGTCCCAGCCTCACTTCCTGCACCTGG GTGCTGTGAGAACTGTGGGATCAGCTTTTCAGGGGATGGAACCCGACGGCAGCGGCTCAAGACTCTGTGCAAGGACTGCCGAG caCAGAGAATTGCTTTCAACCGGGAGCAGAGGATGTTTAAG CGTGTGGGCTGCGGGGAGTGTGCGGCCTGCCAGGTAACAGAAGACTGTGGGGCCTGCTCCACCTGCCTTCTGCAGTTGCCCCATGATGTGGCCTCGGGGCTGTTCTGCAAGTGTGAGCGAAGACGGTGCCTCCGGATTGTGGAAAGGGTGAGTCGGGCAGGTGGGGTGGGCCCGAGGCTCACCTGCACTCCTGACCCTCATAGCCCTGGCCCCATGCGTCACACCTCCGGCCCCCCACAGAGCCGAGGGTGTGGAGTGTGCCGGGGCTGTCAGACCCGAGAGGACTGTGGCCGTTGTCGAGTCTGCCTTCGCCCTCCCCGCCCTGGTCTCAGGCGCCAGTGGAGGTGCGTCCAGCGGCGTTGCCTGCGG CACCTTGCACACCGCCTCCGCCGCCACCATCAGCGATGTCAACGACGCCCTCCCCTAGCTGTGGCTCCCCCTGCT GGTAAACACGGCCGCCGCAGGGGAGGCTGCGACTCCAAGGTGGCTCCCCGGCGGCGCCCCCCCCGAACCCAGCCCCCGCCTGCACTTCCGCCCTCGCAGCCTCCAGAGTCTCCAGAGCTG CACCCCAGAGCCCTGGCCCCCTCGCCACCTGCTGAATTCATCTATTACTGTGTAGACGAGGACGAGCTA CAGCCTTACACGAACCGTCGGCAGAACCGCAAGTGTggggcctgtgcagcctgccTGCGGCGGATGGACTGTGGCCACTGCGACTTCTGCTGTGATAAGCCCAAATTCGGGGGCAGCAACCAGAAGCGCCAGAAGTGTCGTTGGCGCCAGTGCCTGCAGTTTGCTATG AAGCGGCTGCTGCCAAGTGTCTGGGCAGGGTCCGAGGATGGCGCCGGGCCACCCGCACCTTACCCGCGTCGAAAGAGGCCTGGCTCTGCTCGAAGGCCCCGTCTGGGTCAGACCCCGAAGCCTCCCTTGGCCACGCCCATGGCCCAGCCAGACCGTGCCCAGACTCCAGTGAAGCAGGAAGCAGGCAGTGGCTTTGTGCTGCCCCCGCCTGGCACCGACCTCGTGTTCTTACGGGAGGGTGCAAGCAGTCCCGTGCAGGTGCCTGGCCCAGCTCCAGCCTCCACAGCATCTCTGTTACAG GAGGCCCAGTGCCCTGGCCTGAGTTGGGTCGTGGCCTTACCCCAGGTGAAGCAAGAGAAGGCGGATGCCCAGGAAGACTGGACACCGGGCACAGCCATCCTGACTTCTCCTGTATTGCTGCCTGGCTGCCCCAGCAAG GCAGCAGACCCAGGCCTGCCACCTGTGAAGCAAGAGCCACCTGACCCTGAGGAGGACAAGGAGGAGGAGAACAAGGATGACTCCACCTCTGACTTGGCCCcagaggaggaggcaggaggggctggcaCGCCCGTG ATCACGGAGATTTTCAGCCTGGGTGGAACCCGCCTCCGGGACACAGCAGTCTGGTTGCCAAG TTGTGGGAGCTGGTTGAACAGTCTCTGTAAGGCTGTTGTTTTTACATCTAATGCTGGAGCTTGA
- the MBD1 gene encoding methyl-CpG-binding domain protein 1 isoform X37, which yields MAEDWLDCPALGPGWKRREVFRKSGATCGRSDTYYQSPTGDRIRSKVELTRYLGPACDLTLFDFKQGILCYPAPKAHSLAIPSRKRKKPSRPAKAQKRQVGPPKSEVRKEASRDETKADADTVPASLPAPGCCENCGISFSGDGTRRQRLKTLCKDCRAQRIAFNREQRMFKLPHDVASGLFCKCERRRCLRIVERSRGCGVCRGCQTREDCGRCRVCLRPPRPGLRRQWRCVQRRCLRHLAHRLRRHHQRCQRRPPLAVAPPAGKHGRRRGGCDSKVAPRRRPPRTQPPPALPPSQPPESPELHPRALAPSPPAEFIYYCVDEDELQPYTNRRQNRKCGACAACLRRMDCGHCDFCCDKPKFGGSNQKRQKCRWRQCLQFAMKRLLPSVWAGSEDGAGPPAPYPRRKRPGSARRPRLGQTPKPPLATPMAQPDRAQTPVKQEAGSGFVLPPPGTDLVFLREGASSPVQVPGPAPASTASLLQEAQCPGLSWVVALPQVKQEKADAQEDWTPGTAILTSPVLLPGCPSKAADPGLPPVKQEPPDPEEDKEEENKDDSTSDLAPEEEAGGAGTPVITEIFSLGGTRLRDTAVWLPRSKDLKKPGARKQ from the exons ATGGCTGAGGACTGGCTGGACTGCCCggccctgggccctggctggAAGCGCCGTGAGGTCTTTCGCAAGTCAGGTGCCACATGTGGACGCTCAGACACCTATTACCAGAG ccccacaggaGACAGGATCCGAAGCAAAGTTGAGCTGACCCGATACCTGGGCCCTGCGTGCGATCTTACCCTCTTCGACTTCAAACAAGGCATCCTGTGCTATCCAGCGCCCAAG GCCCATTCCTTGGCCATCCCCAGCAGGAAGCGGAAGAAGCCTTCGAGGCCAGCCAAGGCTCAGAAACGTCAGGTTGGACCTCCGAAGAGCGAAGTCAGGAAGGAGGCCTCAAGGGATGAGACCAAGGCTGATGCTGACACAGTCCCAGCCTCACTTCCTGCACCTGG GTGCTGTGAGAACTGTGGGATCAGCTTTTCAGGGGATGGAACCCGACGGCAGCGGCTCAAGACTCTGTGCAAGGACTGCCGAG caCAGAGAATTGCTTTCAACCGGGAGCAGAGGATGTTTAAG TTGCCCCATGATGTGGCCTCGGGGCTGTTCTGCAAGTGTGAGCGAAGACGGTGCCTCCGGATTGTGGAAAGG AGCCGAGGGTGTGGAGTGTGCCGGGGCTGTCAGACCCGAGAGGACTGTGGCCGTTGTCGAGTCTGCCTTCGCCCTCCCCGCCCTGGTCTCAGGCGCCAGTGGAGGTGCGTCCAGCGGCGTTGCCTGCGG CACCTTGCACACCGCCTCCGCCGCCACCATCAGCGATGTCAACGACGCCCTCCCCTAGCTGTGGCTCCCCCTGCT GGTAAACACGGCCGCCGCAGGGGAGGCTGCGACTCCAAGGTGGCTCCCCGGCGGCGCCCCCCCCGAACCCAGCCCCCGCCTGCACTTCCGCCCTCGCAGCCTCCAGAGTCTCCAGAGCTG CACCCCAGAGCCCTGGCCCCCTCGCCACCTGCTGAATTCATCTATTACTGTGTAGACGAGGACGAGCTA CAGCCTTACACGAACCGTCGGCAGAACCGCAAGTGTggggcctgtgcagcctgccTGCGGCGGATGGACTGTGGCCACTGCGACTTCTGCTGTGATAAGCCCAAATTCGGGGGCAGCAACCAGAAGCGCCAGAAGTGTCGTTGGCGCCAGTGCCTGCAGTTTGCTATG AAGCGGCTGCTGCCAAGTGTCTGGGCAGGGTCCGAGGATGGCGCCGGGCCACCCGCACCTTACCCGCGTCGAAAGAGGCCTGGCTCTGCTCGAAGGCCCCGTCTGGGTCAGACCCCGAAGCCTCCCTTGGCCACGCCCATGGCCCAGCCAGACCGTGCCCAGACTCCAGTGAAGCAGGAAGCAGGCAGTGGCTTTGTGCTGCCCCCGCCTGGCACCGACCTCGTGTTCTTACGGGAGGGTGCAAGCAGTCCCGTGCAGGTGCCTGGCCCAGCTCCAGCCTCCACAGCATCTCTGTTACAG GAGGCCCAGTGCCCTGGCCTGAGTTGGGTCGTGGCCTTACCCCAGGTGAAGCAAGAGAAGGCGGATGCCCAGGAAGACTGGACACCGGGCACAGCCATCCTGACTTCTCCTGTATTGCTGCCTGGCTGCCCCAGCAAG GCAGCAGACCCAGGCCTGCCACCTGTGAAGCAAGAGCCACCTGACCCTGAGGAGGACAAGGAGGAGGAGAACAAGGATGACTCCACCTCTGACTTGGCCCcagaggaggaggcaggaggggctggcaCGCCCGTG ATCACGGAGATTTTCAGCCTGGGTGGAACCCGCCTCCGGGACACAGCAGTCTGGTTGCCAAG GTCCAAGGACCTTAAAAAACCTGGAGCTAGAAAGCAGTAG